The following are encoded together in the Drosophila biarmipes strain raj3 chromosome 3L, RU_DBia_V1.1, whole genome shotgun sequence genome:
- the LOC108035635 gene encoding putative neutral sphingomyelinase: MLLLELNILTLNIWGIPYVSSDRGPRINAICKELASGKYDIVSLQEVWAQQDSERLQKGTEAVLPHSHYFHSGVMGAGLLVLSKYPILGTLFHAWSVNGYFHRIQHADWFGGKGVGLCRILVGGQMVHLYNAHLHAEYDNANDEYKTHRVIQAFDTAQFIEATRGNSALQILAGDLNAQPQDISYKVLLYTSKMLDSCASDSFRTNECQHNSYTSKQARERNPQGIRIDHIFVRGGDHVNAEIAEYKLPFPERVPGEKFSFSDHEAVLARLKLFKLAARTEEPVATIEVNCQVEEGESCAVRELGAGDAQSGEDDQPEVQCNGSSTSIQSMPAARTAALHEALALCDASLLQLNTDRILYYSAATFLFVLLVLLVEFTAPVGMRTIFLLLKFIVFGVILFCVFMASIWNYMERNGVLQGKKSMEVMLHHAQKYEYFY; encoded by the exons atgttgctgctggagcTGAACATTCTGACCCTGAATATTTG GGGCATACCATATGTGTCGAGTGATCGTGGACCCCGCATCAATGCCATCTGCAAGGAGCTGGCCAGCGGCAAGTATGACATCGTGTCCTTGCAGGAGGTGTGGGCACAGCAGGACAGCGAGAGGCTGCAGAAGGGCACGGAGGCGGTCCTGCCCCACAGTCACTACTTCCACAGCGGCGTGATGGGCGCAGGCCTACTGGTGCTGTCCAAGTATCCCATTCTGGGCACGCTGTTCCACGCGTGGTCCGTCAACGGCTACTTCCATCGAATCCAGCATGCGGATTGGTTTGGCGGCAAGGGCGTGGGCCTGTGCCGCATCCTGGTCGGAGGCCAGATGGTGCATCTGTACAATGCCCACCTGCATGCGGAGTACGACAATGCAAACGACGAGTACAAGACGCACCGCGTCATACAGGCCTTCGACACTGCTCAATTTATCGAGGCCACCAGGGGCAACTCGGCGCTGCAGATCCTGGCTGGCGATCTCAATGCCCAGCCGCAGGACATCTCTTACAAGGTGCTGCTCTACACATCCAAGATGCTCGACAGCTGCGCCTCGGACTCTTTTCGCACCAACGAATGCCAACACAACTCGTATACATCCAAGCAGGCTCGGGAGAGAAATCCCCAGGGCATCCGCATCGACCACATATTTGTGCGTGGCGGAGATCACGTGAATGCCGAGATAGCCGAGTACAAACTGCCCTTCCCCGAACGAGTGCCCGGCGAGAAATTCAGCTTCTCGGATCACGAGGCAGTGCTGGCCAGGTTGAAGTTATTCAAGCTGGCAGCCAGGACGGAGGAGCCGGTGGCCACGATCGAGGTGAACTGCCAGGTGGAGGAGGGCGAAAGCTGTGCCGTCAGGGAACTGGGAGCTGGCGATGCTCAGTCCGGTGAAGACGATCAGCCGGAGGTCCAGTGCAATGGCAGCTCGACTTCCATCCAATCCATGCCCGCCGCCAGAACTGCCGCGCTCCACGAAGCTCTGGCCCTGTGCGATGCTTCCCTGCTGCAGCTGAATACAGATCGGATTCTGTATTACAGCGCCGCCACCTTCCTCttcgtcctcctcgtcctgCTAGTGGAGTTCACCGCTCCCGTGGGCATGCGCACCATCTTCCTGCTGCTCAAGTTCATCGTGTTTGGCGTGATCCTGTTCTGCGTGTTCATGGCCTCCATCTGGAACTACATGGAGCGAAATGGGGTCTTGCAGGGCAAGAAGTCGATGGAGGTGATGCTGCACCATGCCCAGAAGTACGAGTACTTCTACTAA
- the LOC108035681 gene encoding 60S ribosomal protein L28, translated as MATSSHLNWLIIRNNNAFLLKKRDVKKPFSTEPNNLASVSSYRYSGIVHKKTLGVVPAADKKGFTAVLKKGKYAQRPAKNTVRVDFKSGPRRSLKKLKNLLIGSKYRKDLTQAALRRASAVLRSQKPATRKGKKAELAKGKKPE; from the exons ATGGCAACCTCTTCGCACCTCAATTGGTTGATCATTCGCAACAACAACGCCTTCTTGTTGAAGAAGCGCGATGTTAAGAAGCCCTTCAGCACA GAGCCAAACAACTTGGCCAGCGTGAGCTCGTACCGCTACAGCGGCATCGTGCACAAGAAGACCCTGGGAGTCGTGCCCGCCGCCGACAAGAAGGGCTTCACCGCTGTGCTGAAGAAGGGCAAGTATGCCCAGCGTCCCGCCAAGAACACCGTGCGCGTTGACTTCAAGTCCGGCCCCCGCCGTTCCCTGAAGAAGCTGAAGAACCTGCTCATCGGCTCCAAATACCGCAAGGACCTGACACAG GCTGCCCTCCGCCGTGCTTCCGCTGTCCTGCGCTCCCAGAAGCCCGCCACCCGCAAGGGAAAGAAGGCCGAGCTCGCCAAGGGAAAGAAGCCCGAATAA
- the LOC108035695 gene encoding eukaryotic translation initiation factor eIF1 produces MSIQNLNTRDPFADAIKGNDDDIQDGLVHIRIQQRNGRKTLTTVQGLSAEYDLKKIVRSCKKEFACNGTVIEHPEYGEVLQLQGDQRENICQWLTKVGLAKPDQLKVHGF; encoded by the exons ATGTCCATCCAGAATTTAAACACTCGTG ACCCCTTTGCTGATGCAATCAAGGGCAATGATGATGATATTCAAGACGGGCTAGTGCACATAAGAATCCAGCAGAGGAACGGTCGCAAGACGCTAACCACTGTCCAGGGCCTGTCCGCGGAGTATGACTTGAAGAAGATAGTCCGCTCCTGCAAGAAG GAATTCGCTTGCAATGGCACTGTAATCGAGCACCCAGAGTATGGTGAGGTCCTGCAGCTCCAGGGCGATCAGCGTGAGAACATCTGTCAATGGTTGACGAAGGTGGGACTAGCTAAGCCGGATCAGCTCAAGGTGCACGGCTTCTAG